A genomic window from Candidatus Omnitrophota bacterium includes:
- a CDS encoding glycosyltransferase: MKILFIAEPLTSHTQKWLRFLGEAGHQIYVLSYHNRYANTIKNVSEIAHFEPVNKNPFVFLKYLLELKKIIKRIKPDALTCHYALGTPGLLAALSGFHPQMITILGGIDIYGHRSTNWLRYLIHNKLMAKFIFKTSDMIIVGCKDHKQHLLENGIPGKKIVVIMGDIGLGVDLKMFNNRYDTAQIKRDLDLTGKFVVFCPRRLVTYTNVDLLVKSVPLLKDKIPNIVLMLHTYVADTRYLNYIKELARKIGIENNVIFTGERAYEEMPLLYCASDCTVSISSFDGTPSSIAESMACRVPVIAYDIPSIREWVKDGESGILIKKLDPEEIFKAILKIHSDKKGTEKIVENAARFVENDLDIEKCKKALLDLFRNIKA, from the coding sequence ATGAAGATATTATTTATTGCAGAGCCTTTGACCTCACATACCCAAAAGTGGCTGCGTTTTTTAGGCGAAGCGGGACATCAAATTTATGTGTTATCTTATCATAACAGGTATGCCAATACAATTAAAAATGTCTCTGAAATAGCCCATTTTGAGCCCGTCAATAAGAACCCCTTCGTTTTCTTAAAATACCTCCTCGAACTTAAAAAGATCATAAAAAGAATAAAACCGGATGCGCTGACATGCCACTATGCTCTTGGAACGCCCGGCTTATTAGCGGCGCTTTCCGGTTTCCATCCCCAAATGATAACTATTTTGGGGGGCATAGACATATACGGCCATAGATCTACGAATTGGCTAAGATATTTAATACATAATAAACTAATGGCGAAATTTATCTTCAAAACAAGCGATATGATAATCGTCGGCTGTAAGGATCACAAACAACATTTGCTTGAAAACGGCATACCCGGCAAAAAGATAGTCGTTATCATGGGCGATATCGGCTTAGGCGTTGACTTAAAGATGTTCAATAACAGGTACGATACCGCACAGATAAAAAGAGACTTGGATCTAACGGGTAAATTCGTGGTTTTTTGCCCCAGAAGGCTGGTCACATATACCAATGTAGATCTGCTGGTCAAGTCGGTCCCTTTATTGAAGGACAAAATACCTAACATCGTTTTGATGCTGCATACTTATGTCGCCGATACCAGATATTTAAACTATATCAAAGAGCTCGCCCGTAAGATCGGGATTGAAAATAATGTGATCTTTACGGGAGAAAGGGCCTATGAAGAAATGCCCCTACTTTATTGCGCTTCGGATTGCACCGTATCTATCTCCTCTTTCGACGGCACGCCTTCAAGTATAGCAGAATCGATGGCCTGCAGGGTCCCGGTAATTGCCTACGATATCCCTTCTATACGCGAATGGGTAAAAGACGGCGAAAGCGGGATACTCATCAAAAAATTGGACCCGGAAGAGATATTTAAAGCTATCCTTAAGATCCATTCCGACAAAAAAGGGACGGAAAAGATCGTAGAGAACGCGGCAAGATTTGTAGAAAATGAC